The genomic window CGCGCTGCGCTGCTGTCGGTGCCAGTTCCACGAGGGTGTAGCGGCCGTAGCGCACAACGGGGATGTATTCGGGCGCCTCGGGTACGGGTGCGGCCGAGACTTCCTCGATGGTGTCGGGCGCGACCGGCGCGCTCGTCGTCGCGCAGCCGCCAGCCAGCACCGACCAAAGCAGGCCGAGAAAACCCGCCAGCAGACGGCGTTCGGGATGGTGAAACCAAGGTGGAGAGGGGCACATGGCGCGTCGTCCTGAAACATCGAGCCCTCACCATCGCCGCTCGGGCCACGAGCGGCAGCAAACAATGCGAACCAGGCAGCGCCCGATTTCCCGGCAGCCTCCCTCCAAAGGAAAAGGCCCCCGAAGGGGCCTGTGAAAACGCATCGGGCTTCGCCCGATCAATCCCGAGCCAGCTTCAGGCCGGGATCGACCCGTGCCAGTTGGGTGTGCGACCAGCAGCGCACGAACTGCCCGTTCTCGCCGAGCGGCCGGTTCGCCACCGCCGCCGAATACTCGTCAGTGTCGCTGGTGTCGTAGCAGATGACCTTGATCTCGCCGCTGTCGCAGCGGATGGAGTGGATCTGGCCGTCGGTCATATCGACCACGACGACCTGCGGAACGAGGCCAAGTTCGCGGGCGGCCGACAGGATGGGGCCATATTCGGCGGCGTCGAAGCAGATGAACGGCCCTTCGTACCGGGCCTCTTCGGCCAGGTCCCTGGCCTTGTCGTAGTGGATACCCAGGTCGTATTCCTCCTGGGTGATCCTGACCTTGAAGACCGGCACGTTGGGGCTACCGGAGGCACCGATGCAGACGACCGCGACTTGCATCTCGATCTCACCGCCGTCGGCAGGTTCGGTCGAGGGGATGACGGCTCGGCCCGTGGGGGCGTCGTCTTCCATGCCCATGCGCTCGCGCATTTCGTCGATGAAATCCTCGGGGGCCATCAGGCCATAGCTCGCCAGGCGCAAGGGAATGTCCTCTGCACAGAGGTTGCCGTCCCCGATGCGTTGCTGCATGAAGGCGGCGATCTCGGCTTCGAGCGCATCGCTGTTAGTCGCCGAGGGCAACTCGGTCACCTCGATCGACCAAACATCCACCTTCGCGGCGGTCTCATCGATTATTGATCCGGCCTCAATGAACTTGACTCAAGCCGCATAGCGTACCGTGGCGTGCTCGAAGTACTTGCGGATGCGCTCGGGCTGGCGTTGCACGCTGCGAAGGTGCTTGGCTGTGGCTTTGGCCAGTTGCAGCTTCGTTCGCGCCGGTGCCAGCTTCGTGACCGCCTGCTTGATATCCGCATTGGCCATCTCATCCGGGTTCAACTCCGGGCTATAGCTCGGTAGGTAGAACACCTCGATGGCATCGGCATGCTCGGCCAGCCAGGCCTTGACCGGTTTGGCATGATGCACCCGCAGGTTGTCCAGGATCAGGAACACCTTCTTGGTCTGTCCCTTGATCAGCCGGCGCAGGAAGTCGATCAGGATTGTGGTGTTGAGCGCCCCGTCAAAGATGCGCCAGCGCATCTGCCCTTTGTTGGTCACGGTGGAGATGACCGACAGGTTGTGGCGCTTGTTGTTGACCCGCACCACCGGCGTCTGGCCCTTGGGCGCAAAACCACGGCCGCGTACATCGTCGCTGCGCAGTCCACTCTCGTCGCCCCAGTGAATTTCGGCTCCCTCGGCCTTGGCCCGCGCGGCAATGGCGGGGTAGTCCTCGTCGAGCCACTTCTTGACCGCCGCCGGTGACTGCTCGTAGGCCTTCTTCATCGGCTTTTGCGGCGTGAAGCCCCAGCGCGCCAGGTACTTGCCCATGGTGCGCACTTGCAGTCGCAGCCCAAAGCGCTGTTCGATGAGTTGGGCCACAGCGGCGCGGGTCCACAGCGCGTAGGGCATCTTGAGCTGATCGGGCGTCTTGTCGGCGATGAGCTTGCGCACCAGGGCCTCCTGGGCGGGGTCGAGCAAGCGGTTTTCGCCGAGCTTGCGCCCGCCAATGGCGTCGTGCAGCGCCTTGGCACCGAGCGCCTCATGGCGTTTGCAGATGTTGAAGACGCCTGTGCGACTCAGGCCGGTGAGCGCGGCGATCTTGTCGTAGGTGTTGCCGGCCTTGCGTAGCCGGATGACCTGAACCCGGCGCTCATGCCGCGCTTCGCGGCTCAACGATCTCATGTCAGTTGCTTGCATGAATCCGAGTTGGGGGCGGTGCAGATAAATTCAAGTGCACAAGGGCCGAATCAATAGCAACCTCTCGCCGATGGCGCGGACCCACATGCGTTGCAGCCGTGCCAGTATTTCCGACGCGGCCTCGCCGTTGAGCAAACAGGTCACGTCCAGCGTCAGGCGGGCCTTCACGTTTTCGGGCGTGGATTGGGTATGGGTGTTCATGGAAATCTCCTTGGAATGAAAAATGCGCAGCCACGTCCACGGAGACCGTGGGCGTGGCTGCAAGGTGGGAACAATGGAAAGCCGGCGGCGCGAGGCCGGCGTTGGCGTGGGGATCAGGCGGCGACCAGTTGCCGGGCCAGCGCGACCTCGACGGAATCACCGTCCTGGTTGAGCACATCCAGGCCCGATTCGGGCACGTCGCCCGAGGTGGACTGCGAGACCATGATCTTCTTGGCCATCAGCTCCAGGCAGGTCATCTGCGAGGAACCGGCGTAGCCGAGGTAGATCACGCGCACCGGCTGTTTCTGTCCGATGCGCCAGGAGCGGCGTGCCGCCTGCTGGAGCGAGTACACGTTGTAGCCCGACTGCATGAAAACGATCGTCGGGAAGTCCAACAGGTCCAAGCCCGTCTTGACCAGCTCGGGGTTGGTGATGAGCACGTCGATGCCACGGTCCAGTTGCTCGGCGATCCAGTCCTCGCGGCGGCTGGCGTCCACGCTTGCGCGCAGCACCGCCACCCGAAAACCTTCCTGCTCCAGCAGCACCTTCAAGCGCGACGTGGTGTCGCGCGTGCCGGTATAGACCGTGTAGGCCAGGACCTTGCGGCCCTGCGCCTTCTCTTCTTTGCAGATGTCGATCAGCTCGCGCTCTTTCGGCGTCACCTCAAACTCGTTGAACTGAGCCGGGACGAACGCCAAGGTGTTGCGCGTGCGCGGATGCACCACGGTTTCCGACCGGAAGCAGCAGTCCGGCCAGGCCAGCAGCACGTTGAGCACCACACCCAGCAGCGTCGTATCGCGTCGCGCCAGAGCCTGTTTCAGCTCCGCGGTCAGCCGACCCGCCAGGTCGCGGTAGGCCGCGGCTTGCGCCGTGTCCATTGCGACTTCACGGAACTCCTCGTCATACGGCGGCAGGACGTTGCCGCCGATGTCCTTGAGCTTGAGGAAGATCGTGAACGGCAGGATGCACCGCAAGACCCCTTTCGGCCCGAAGCCGGGAGCCTTGACCGTGCGCACCGATACCTTGGTGCCCCTGGCCGTCTTGTGCGCCGTGCCGGTGCTTTCGGAGTAGATGTCCTTGAGGACCCCGTGGTCCCTCATGAACGCCATGGCCGCCGAGGTCATGCTGCCGCTCGTGGTCGGGCGGTAGCCGTCTTCGATCATCCGCCCAGGCAGGGCTCGGAACAGCAGGTAGAACAGGTCGTCCCCGTAGCCGCCCATCAGCGTGCCTGTCAGCAGCAAGGTCTTGCGAGCCTTCGCCGCCAGCACGCCCATGGCCTGGCCCTGGGCACTGCCACCGTTCTTGTACTCGTGGGCCTCGTCCGCGATGCACAGGTCGAACGTGCCTTGAGGCAGGTAGCGCTTGATGAACTCGGACGGCTGGTAGCCGCCTTCGCCGAAGCCGAACTCCATGTTCGCCATCGCTCTTTCCATGCGATGCGCCTGGCGGTCAGAGAAGACCAGTTCGCCGTTGCCGTCCATGAGGTTGATGAACTCATGGATGTTGTCGCCCAGCATCGACGCGAGGAAGCCTTCGCCGAACTTCTGCATCAGCTTCTGCGCGGTGACTTCCCCGATCGTCGGGATGCGCTTGAGGGCTTTCAGCACGGCCGAGGACTGGTCGCTGCCGGACAGGCTGCGCGGGCGGATCAGCGTCCACAGGGGGGCGGCGCAATGGCTGCACTTCCTGCGGTATTCCTCGGCTTGGAGCGCGACCGGATTGACCGGCTCGCCGTCGAGGTCGGTGATGACCGTGCCGCAGTCCGGGCACGCCGCCACGTTGCCGTGACGGGTGCGCCGCTGGGTGAAGACGGGCTTCCAGTGGAACCCCATCCGCATCCTGACCCGGCCCAAGACGAAGAACTCCTGGCCCGTGGGCTGGACATTCAACTGCTCGCGCAGCTTGATGAGCTTGATGAGCGTGTCCGGCCCGTTGAGCACCCACACCTTGGCGCCTGCCACCGTCTCCTGGATCTCGCGCCGCCACTTGTAAACAAGGTGCGGCGGCGAAAGAACCAGGGTGCGGCGATAGCCTTCGGCGTTGAGCACGGCGGCCGTGGCGATGCCGACGGTCGTCTTGCCGCAGCCCATTTCGCCATTGACGATCGCGGCGCGTTCGCCACGGTCGATCAGCAGCTCGGCGGCGGCGTGGACGACTTCGGCCTGGGCCGGAAACAGCTTGCGCTTGAGGCTGGCGACGACGAGTTGCCGGTGCGCCTGCGGCTGGCCGTTATAGACCGGCGGGTTCGCGCTGTTGAGGGCGTCGAGCAGTTCGTCGCCGAACTCGCCGACGAAATCCTGAAGGCTCAGGGTCAGAGGGGAAGATTCCGCATCGAGCAGTTCGCCCTGTACGGGCGCGGCTTCAGCGGCAGTGGTTTCGAGATCGAGGGACATGGTGATGCTCCAAAGAAAATGGGGCATGCACCACCCCCGCGGGGCGATGGCATGCCCCGTGGTGGGATGAAGAGACGGCAGGCGGCCGTCGTCTGGGAGAGATCAGTACTCGCTGGGCAGTAGCAGCGTGGTCACGCTGCGATCCCATTCGGTGATAATCCAAAGCTGCAGGCCGGGTGCGACCTGGTAGGAAGAGAAAAGGCGGTCCTCGCCGGACTCCAGCGCGGCATCGTTCTGCCGCTTGTCGTAGTCGTCGAGGTCGCCCCAGTCGCCATTGAGGTGGCGGTGCAGATACGGCACCGGGTTGAGCCGGCCCTGCTGGACCAGGGCGTCAACGCCACAGGTCACGACGGTCTCGCCAGGGAAGAAGCGCCGGCTCGATGCTTGGCCGATGGGAAGTGCTTGGGCTGCCATGGAAAGGCTCCTTGAAGATGAAGGGGCCACGGCGCCCCCTCGGGGCGACTGGACCCCGGTGGGTGGAGGAAGCCGACGGTG from Stenotrophomonas sp. 704A1 includes these protein-coding regions:
- a CDS encoding IS630 family transposase; this translates as MQATDMRSLSREARHERRVQVIRLRKAGNTYDKIAALTGLSRTGVFNICKRHEALGAKALHDAIGGRKLGENRLLDPAQEALVRKLIADKTPDQLKMPYALWTRAAVAQLIEQRFGLRLQVRTMGKYLARWGFTPQKPMKKAYEQSPAAVKKWLDEDYPAIAARAKAEGAEIHWGDESGLRSDDVRGRGFAPKGQTPVVRVNNKRHNLSVISTVTNKGQMRWRIFDGALNTTILIDFLRRLIKGQTKKVFLILDNLRVHHAKPVKAWLAEHADAIEVFYLPSYSPELNPDEMANADIKQAVTKLAPARTKLQLAKATAKHLRSVQRQPERIRKYFEHATVRYAA
- a CDS encoding helicase-related protein, whose protein sequence is MSLDLETTAAEAAPVQGELLDAESSPLTLSLQDFVGEFGDELLDALNSANPPVYNGQPQAHRQLVVASLKRKLFPAQAEVVHAAAELLIDRGERAAIVNGEMGCGKTTVGIATAAVLNAEGYRRTLVLSPPHLVYKWRREIQETVAGAKVWVLNGPDTLIKLIKLREQLNVQPTGQEFFVLGRVRMRMGFHWKPVFTQRRTRHGNVAACPDCGTVITDLDGEPVNPVALQAEEYRRKCSHCAAPLWTLIRPRSLSGSDQSSAVLKALKRIPTIGEVTAQKLMQKFGEGFLASMLGDNIHEFINLMDGNGELVFSDRQAHRMERAMANMEFGFGEGGYQPSEFIKRYLPQGTFDLCIADEAHEYKNGGSAQGQAMGVLAAKARKTLLLTGTLMGGYGDDLFYLLFRALPGRMIEDGYRPTTSGSMTSAAMAFMRDHGVLKDIYSESTGTAHKTARGTKVSVRTVKAPGFGPKGVLRCILPFTIFLKLKDIGGNVLPPYDEEFREVAMDTAQAAAYRDLAGRLTAELKQALARRDTTLLGVVLNVLLAWPDCCFRSETVVHPRTRNTLAFVPAQFNEFEVTPKERELIDICKEEKAQGRKVLAYTVYTGTRDTTSRLKVLLEQEGFRVAVLRASVDASRREDWIAEQLDRGIDVLITNPELVKTGLDLLDFPTIVFMQSGYNVYSLQQAARRSWRIGQKQPVRVIYLGYAGSSQMTCLELMAKKIMVSQSTSGDVPESGLDVLNQDGDSVEVALARQLVAA